In Scatophagus argus isolate fScaArg1 chromosome 14, fScaArg1.pri, whole genome shotgun sequence, the following proteins share a genomic window:
- the emsy gene encoding BRCA2-interacting transcriptional repressor EMSY: protein MPMIQLDKPVLPGTMPVVWPTILDLGRDECKRILRKLELEAYAGVISALRAQGDLTKDKKDLLGELTKILGISTERHRAEVRRAVNDERLTTIAYHMSGPNSSSEWSIEGRRLVPLMPRLVPQTAFTVTANAVASATANQNASLLLPAETGNKEVVVCYSYTSTTCTSTSAAATSGTIGATVKSPRPPSPSSNVVVLPSGSTVYVKSVSCSDEDEKPRKRRRTNSSSSSPVMLKEVTKVSPQVSKNITVPVSGSPKMSNIMQSIANSLPPHLSPVKITFTKPTIQTTNTTTQKVIIVTTSPSSNFVPNILSKSHAHNSAAMSKLGSTSILTTPTQKQTVVFPASTSPSNANTIAVTTVVSSTPSVVMSTAATCAVSAGVKVASARLPSPKTLVGSPAQILAQFPKQHSPKQLQQSSPLGASSVSQTQTTGSSPGSKPTIQIKQESGVKIITQQVQPSKILPKPSSVALSSSSSSPIMVVSSNGAIMTTKLVTQPTGTQATYTRPTVSPGIGARISASSGGTTYVKTTSGSIITVVPKSLATLGGKIISSNIVSGTTTKITTIPMTSKPNVIVVQKTTGKGATIQGLPGKNVVTTLLNAGGEKGLQTVQGTKPAIITASRPITKMIVTQPKGMSSASQSTATKIIPTKIVYGQQGKTQVLIKPKPVLQAAVVSEQTRQLVTETLQQVTRTADVGQGQTSAQDGSTKDESGSVGGEVSHGSAQEAQPVVHVVSSREQDWTEQEVSVESSPTIIYQEVSSGESQSATSTIKALLELQQTTVKDKGESKPRQHTIDLSQMAVPIQLAQEKKSSPESPKPSTSEAEPSAEYITAGKVSRVGVSSEDDDVVMSSSQQLGKPYKSSSSQVAVVTKPVAACSTVSHASHMPSDSHVKTETVLEVSEMEGDTLDPQTGLFYRSSQPATDPVKQTSHSGGAQPTPPSQAEAEQSQQSSASIQPPPPPQLQSKPQISQPSSSSTAFPSTPPLTKKLPKLREQNQPKPQTLTQSPKDRPLTAPAPAVAKATSPGTPTKPLLTPQLPKLQQAPTSHHRPLHTPMSHPPPLQAHHPVGTEKTASSQQPIITQSATVTKITFGSSHHSSPVFSSGEATAKLIPESSSGSSGDKSSVSDILKISMMEAEIDPSTEPMVVDSSSDCGPLGKALEVQAVSGTLDSGQFISSSGASMHHSHAKSQQFSCMQGLAAQRSKEDLEVIEVIPQYSILPDSSQSNVVVEPSGFLEITNYTSQQLEEDSPMEQEVDSSNDEAAAASPPDQP from the exons ATG CCCATGATTCAGCTGGACAAACCGGTGCTGCCTGGTACCATGCCGGTGGTATGGCCCACCATCCTCGACCTGGGCAGGGATGAGTGCAAAAGAATTCTCCGTAAACTGG AGCTGGAGGCTTACGCTGGGGTAATTAGTGCCTTACGAGCCCAAGGAGACCTGACGAAGGACAAGAAGGATCTTCTGGGGGAACTCACTAAAATTCTCGG tatcTCCACAGAGCGGCATCGTGCAGAAGTCCGCAGGGCTGTCAATGATGAACGCCTCACCACCATCGCATATCA CATGTCAGGTCCTAACAGCTCGTCTGAATGGTCCATTGAAGGACGTCGGCTTGTTCCCTTAATGCCAAGGCTGGTCCCTCAGACAGCCTTTACTGTGACTGCTAATGCTGTGGCCAGTGCTACAGCCAATCAGAACGCCTCCCTTCTGTTGCCAGCTGAAACCGGAAACAAAGAAG TGGTAGTATGTTACTCCTACACCAGCACCACCTGCACCTCCACCAGTGCTGCAGCGACCAGCGGCACCATAGGAGCGACTGTGAAATCACCACGACCACCCAGCCCTTCATCCAACGTGGTGGTGCTGCCCAGCGGGAGCACTGTTTATGTGAAAA GTGTCAGCTGCTCTGATGAGGACGAGAAGCCTCGCAAACGGAGGCGGACCAACTCGTCCAGCTCGTCACCAGTGATGCTGAAGGAGGTCACCAAGGTGTCCCCGCAGGTATCCAAGAACATCACGGTGCCGGTGAGCGGTAGCCCCAAGATGAGCAACATCATGCAGAGCATCGCCAACTCGCTGCCGCCCCATCTGTCCCCCGTTAAAATCACCTTCACCAAGCCCACCATCCAgaccaccaacaccaccacacaGAAG GTGATCATCGTGACGACTTCTCCCAGCTCCAACTTTGTGCCCAACATCCTGTCCAAGTCTCACGCTCACAACAGTGCCGCCATGTCCAAGCTGGGCTCCACCTCCATACTGACCACGCCCACCCAGAAACAGACGGTGGTCTTCCCAGCCAGTACAAGCCCCTCCAACGCCAACACCATCGCAGTCACCACAGTGGTCTCATCTACCCCCTCAGTGGTCATGTCAACTGCCGCAACAT GTGCTGTGTCAGCTGGAGTCAAGGTGGCCTCAGCCAGACTTCCTTCGCCTAAGACTCTGGTGGGGTCACCTGCTCAGATCCTGGCCCAGTTCCCCAAACAGCACTCAcccaaacagctgcagcagagctcaCCTTTAGGAGCTTCAAGTGTCAGCCAGACCCAGACCACCGGCAGCTCACCTGGCTCAAAGCCCACCATCCAGATCAAACAAGAGTCTG gGGTGAAGATAATCACTCAGCAGGTTCAGCCCAGTAAAATCTTGCCCAAGCCTTCATCAGTTGCtttgtccagcagcagctcatccCCCATCATGGTTGTCAGTAGCAACGGGGCCATCATGACCACCAAACTGGTCACTCAGCCCACAG GTACCCAGGCCACCTATACAAGACCTACTGTGAGCCCCGGCATTGGCGCCAGAATATCAGCCTCCAGTGGCGGGACCACCTACGTCAAGACCACCAGCGGCAGCATCATCACGGTGGTGCCCAAGTCTCTGGCCACTCTGGGTGGGAAGATCATCAGCAGTAACATCGTCTCTG GTACAACAACAAAGATCACCACCATCCCCATGACCTCCAAACCAAATGTCATCGTGGTTCAGAAAACCACAGGAAAAGGAGCCACCATTCAAGGACTTCCTGGCAAGAATGTGGTGACCACACTTTTAAATGCTGGG ggtgaGAAGGGTCTGCAAACTGTTCAGGGGACCAAACCGGCGATCATAACGGCTTCCAGACCCATCACTAAGATGATCGTCACCCAGCCCAAAGGCATGAGCTCTGCGTCCCAGTCCACCGCCACCAAGATCATCCCAACCAAGATCGTCTACGGCCAGCAGGGAAAGACGCAG GTTCTCATCAAGCCGAAGCCTGTCTTGCAGGCGGCCGTGGTGAGCGAGCAGACCAGGCAGCTGGTCACCGAGACTCTGCAGCAGGTGACCCGCACAGCAGACGTCGGTCAGGGTCAGACCTCAGCCCAGGACGGATCCACAAAGGATGAGTCGGGCAGCGTGGGCGGCGAGGTGTCCCATGGCAGCGCTCAGG AAGCTCAGCCTGTAGTGCATGTGGTGTCCTCCAGAGAGCAGGATTggacagaacaggaagtgtcTGTGGAATCTAGTCCGACTATTATCTACCAGGAGGTGTCCAGCGGAGAATCCCAGTCTGCCACCTCCACCATTAAAGCACTGCTAGAGCTGCAACAGACGACAG TGAAGGACAAGGGAGAGTCCAAACCCAGACAGCACACTATCGACCTCAGCCAGATGGCCGTGCCCATCCAGCTGGCCCAGGAGAAGAAGTCCAGCCCAGAGTCCCCCAAACCCTCCACCTCAGAGGCTGAGCCCAGCGCTGAGTACATCACAGCAG GTAAAGTCAGCAGAGTGGGCGTGTCCTCGGAGGACGATGACGTCGTCATGTCCTCCAGTCAGCAGCTGGGGAAGCCttacaaaagcagcagcagccaggtCGCTGTGGTAACCAAACCGGTTGCTGCCTGCTCTACAGTTTCGCACGCCAGCCACATG CCCTCTGACAGCCATGTTAAAACTGAGACCGTGTTAGAGGTGAGCGAGATGGAAGGCGACACGTTGGACCCCCAGACGGGCTTGTTTTACCGCTCCAGCCAACCAGCTACAGATCCCGTTAAGCAAACCTCCCACTCTGGAGGGGCTCAGCCGACTCCACCGAGCCAGGCGGAGGCTGAGCAGAGCCAGCAGAGCTCCGCCTCCATccagccgccgccgccgccgcaaCTGCAGAGTAAACCTCAGATCAGCCAgccttcatcttcctccactGCCTTCCCCTCGACTCCTCCTCTGACAAAGAAACTCCCAAAGCTACGAGAACAGAATCAGCCCAAACCCCAGACCTTAACCCAGAGTCCCAAAGACAGACCCCTAACTGCACCAGCCCCAGCCGTGGCAAAGGCCACCAGCCCCGGCACACCGACCAAACCGTTGTTGACGCCACAGCTCCCGAAGCTCCAGCAAGCACCCACGTCCCACCACAGGCCTCTGCACACACCCATGTCCCACCCTCCTCCACTGCAGGCGCACCACCCTGTCGGCACCGAAAAGACCGCCTCCAGCCAG CAGCCAATCATCACACAGAGCGCCACCGTGACCAAGATCACCTTTGGAAGCTCCCACCATTCATCGCCCGTCTTCAGCAGCGGCGAGGCCACCGCCAAACTGATCCCCGAGTCCAGCTCCGGGTCCTCGGGAGACAAGTCCTCGGTGTCAGATATCCTGAAGATCTCCATGATGGAGGCGGAGATAGATCCGAGCACTGAGCCCATGGTGGTGGACTCCTCCAGCGACTGCGGCCCTCTGGGGAAGGCCCTGGAGGTCCAGGCCGTGTCAGGCACACTGGACTCGGGCCAGTTCATCAGCAGCTCTGGGGCCTCCATGCATCATTCCCACGCAAAGTCCCAGCAGTTCAGCTGCATGCAGGGCCTCGCAGCACAGAGGAGCAAAGAAGACCTGGAGGTCATTGAG GTGATTCCTCAGTACTCCATCCTGCCGGACTCCAGCCAGTCCAACGTGGTGGTGGAGCCCAGCGGCTTCCTGGAGATCACCAACTACACCAGCcaacagctggaggaggacagcCCCATGGAGCAGGAGGTGGACAGCAGCAACGACGAGGCCGCGGCAGCCAGTCCGCCTGACCAACCATAG